AAAAGCGTCCCTCGGCGAAGGAGCGACCGTGACGTCTTCCCCCACCCCGTACGGCGACAGGCCACCCGGAACGCCAATGTCACCGGCGGCCCTGCGCAAGAGCCTCGGTGTGGTCGACGGCATCGCCATCGCGGCCTCGTCGACCGCGGCCACCACCAGCATCGGCATCGGACTGGGCGTCACCGCCACAGCCGTCGGGCTGCACCTCCCGATCATCATGCTGCTCGCCTTCCTGCCGATCCTCGGCATCGCGAGCGCCTACTCCCGGCTCAACAGGGTCGAGCCGAACATGGGCAGCGGCTACGTCTGGGTAGGCCGCTCGCTCAGCCCCTGGCTCGGCTTCCTCGTCGGCTGGATCGGCATCGTCTCCACGATCGTTTTCCTCGCCTACACCACCACCGTCACCGGCTCCGCCCTGCTCCAGCTCGCCGGCGAGAGCGGACTGCACGAACTGGCCGGGCTCCGGCTCGACCCGGACTCCACCGCCCAGTCGACCGTGCTCGGCATCGTCGTCCTGGTCGCCGTCACCTTCACCGCGGTCACCGGCCTGCGGTCGGCCGCCACGTTCCAGAAGTACCTGCTGGTCTTCGAGTACGCCGTCCTGCTCGGCTTCTGCGGATACGGCCTGTTCGCCGGCTCGCAGCCCTTCAGTCTCGACTGGCTCAACCCGTTCACCATCCCCTCCTTCGAGCAGCTCGCCCAGGGGCTGCTGCTCTCCGTCTTCTGCTTCTGGGGATTCGAGTCCACCTTCAGCGTCACCGAGGAGATCAAGGACCCGCAGGACGCCTCCAAGGCCGGGCTCATCACGCTCTTCACGATGCTGGGACTCTTCCTGCTCGGCTCCTTCGCCTTCCAGCGCGTCCTGCCGCTCGACGAGCTGACCGCCCACGGCGCCCAGGGGCTCACCTACTTCGGCAACCAGCTGGCCGACCAGCCGCTCGCCGCCCTCCCGTTGATCGCCCTCACCCTGTCCGCCGTCGCCTCCCTCCAGTCCGGAGTGATCCCGACGGTGCGCGGCATGTTCGCCATGGGCCGCGACCGCACGCTCGGACCCCTGTGGACCAAGGTCAGCCCGCGGTACGGAACACCCGCCGCCGGGACCGTCGCGGTCGGCTGCATCGCCGCCGCCATCGCCGTGCTCTCCCTCGTCATCCCGAAGGTCGGCGACCTCATCCTGGCCTCCGTGAACGCGATCGGGGTCGTCGTCTCGATCTACTACGCCCTCACCGCGCTGGCCGCCGCGGCCCGCTTCCGCGGCTCGTTCCGGGAGAGCTGGTCCCTGGCGGTACGGGCGGTGGTGCTCCCCGTGACCAGTGCGCTCGTCCTGCTCGCGCTCGGCGGATACCTCTGCTGGACCTTCGCCACCTCGGTGGACCACTTCGAGGTCAGCCCGGACAACGGCTGGTTCATGCTCCTGTGCCCGGCCGTCATCCTGCTGACCGGCTTCGTCGCGGCGGCCTGGGCCAAGTGGGTAAGGAAGTCCCCGTACTTCGTCACCGGCCGGTCCGTCGCCCCGGACACCCTCGCGGAACCCGCCCCCGGCCCGGCCTGACCCCCGCCCCTCGCCCAGCCGCCCCACCGCCGCCCGACGAAACGGAACCCCATGCCCCGCACCCCCGCCGACCTCGTCCTCACCGGCGGCCCCGTCCACACGACGGACGCCGCCCGCACCCGCGCCACCACGGTCGCCGTCACCGGCGACCGCATCACCGCCGTCGGCCACGACGAGGTACGCGAACTCATCGGCCCGCGCACCGAGGTGGTGGACCTCGCCGGACGGCTCCTGCTCCCCGGCTTCCAGGACGCCCACATCCACCCGGTCACCGCCGGGCAGGAACTCGCGCAGTGCGACCTCACGGACGTCAAGGGCGCCACCGCCACCATCGCCGCCGTACGCGGCTACGCCGACGCCAACCCGGACCGGGAGTGGATCACCGGCGGCGGCTGGTCCATGGACGCCTTCGACGGCGGCGCCCCCACCCGGCAGCAGCTCGACACCGCCGTCCCGGACCGCCCCGCCTTCCTGGTCAACCGCGACCACCACGGCGCCTGGGTCAACAGCAGGGCCCTCGCCCTCGCCGGGATCGACCGCCACACCCCCGACCCGGCCGACGGCCGCATCGAGCGCGACGACCGGGGCGAACCCACCGGACTCCTCCAGGAGGGCGCCATGGACCTGGTCGCCCGCCACACCCCTCGCTCCACCGCCGCCGACCGCCTCGCCGGACTGCTCCGCGCCCAGCGTCTGCTCCACGCGTACGGCATCACCGCCTGGCAGGACGCCATCGTCGGCACCTACGGCTCAATGGACGACGTGGCCGACGCCTACCTCACGGCGGACCGCGACGGCTCGCTCACCGCCCGCGTCACCGGAGCCCTGTGGTGGGACCGCGAACACGGCAGCGAGCAGATCCCCGGACTCGTCGCCAGGCGCGAGGAGTTGAACGGCCGGAACTTCCGCGCCGGAACGGTGAAGATCATGCAGGACGGAGTCGCCGAGACCGGCACCGCCGCCCTCCTCGCCCCGTACCTCGACGCCTGCGGCTGCGCCACCGCCAACAGCGGCACCAGCTTCGTCGACCCCGTGGAGCTGCGCCGGTACGTCACCGAACTGGACGCCCTCGGCTTCCAGACCCACTTCCACGCCCTCGGCGACCGGGCGGTGCGCGAGGCCCTGGACGCCGTCGAGGCCGCCCGCACCGCCAACGGACACACCGACACCCGGCCCCACCTCGCCCACCTCCAGATCGTCCACCCCGACGACATCCCCCGCTTCCGCGCTCTCGGGGCCACCGCCAACATCCAGCCGCTCTGGGCCGCCCACGAACCGCAGATGGACGAGCTGACCATCCCCTTCCTCGGCGGCGAACGAGCCGCGCTCCAGTACCCGTTCGCCGCATTGCTGCGCTCCGGCGCCACGGTGGCCGCCGGTTCCGACTGGCCGGTCAGCAGCGCCGATCCGCTGCACGGCATCCACACCGCCGTCAACCGCGTCGCACCGGGCGGCGACAGCCCGGTCTTCCTCCCCGAGCAGCGCATCACCCTGACCGAGGCCCTGGCCGCTTACACGGCCGGCTCGGCGTACGTGAACCACCTGGACGACACGGGCAGCATCCGGGCCGGTGCCCTGGCCGACCTGGTGGTCCTGGACCGCGACCTCTACGCCGCACCGCCCGAGGAGATCGCTGAGGCACGGGTCCTGGCGACATATGTGGGCGGCCGCCGGGTGTACGGGGACTGACTCACGGCCACTGGGCGGTGCCGACGATGCGCGCCCGCAGGGGGAGGCCGACGGGGCGGCTGCCGCTGCTCCTCGCCCCGAGCTCCTGCCGACGGGCGTGCGATAGGTTGCCCGCCATGACCGAACCAGGCCCCGTCACGCGGCCACCTGCGCCGATCAGGACCGAGCGGCTCGTGCTCCGCGCGCCCGAGGCCCGGGACCGGGCGGCGTTCATCGAGCTGCACGCCTCGCCGGAGGTGGGCGCCTACGTCGGTGGCCCCCGACCGCGTGACGAGCTGGAGCGTGAGATGCCCGAGGTGCCCGGCCGGCGTCCCGGCCTCTTCGTCGTCGAACTCGACGGAGCGATGATCGGCCAGATCACGCTCATCAAGGCAACAGGGCACCTGGGTCGGGCTGCCGGGAGAACGGAGCTCGGCTACCTGTTCCTGCCGCAGGCGTGGGGCCGCGGATATGCCGCCGAGGCGTGCGCAGCGGCACTCGCCTGGTTCGCCGGAGCTTCTCCCGGCGAACCAGTGGTGCTCGCCACCCAGACCGCCAACCTCCGGTCGATGCGACTCGCGGCGAAGCTGGGCTTCACCGAGGCGGAACGGTTCGAGGAGTACGGCGCCGAGCAGTGGTTCGGGGTACGGCCGCCGGTCGCACCATCCGGTTGAGCTCGTGCGCGACCGCGCGAGGTGTTCCCCGAGTCCGTCCGGACCATCGCCGTGAAGATCAAACAGCTCTCCCGGGAACGACCCGGTGTCCTGGACGAGGCCGACGGCTTCGGCCGGCCCCCACCGGCCCACGCGGCGCGCTCCCGCCGCCCCCTCGCACCGCGTACGGTTGTTCGTGATCGATCGAGCGGAAAAGTCGGAAAAGGGAGTCCACGGGAATGGCGCAGCACGTACAAGGGGTCATCGCACCGGGCAAGAACGAGCCGGTACGGGTCGAGACGATCGTGATTCCGGACCCCGGCCCCGGTGAGGCCGTGGTCAAGATCCAGGCGTGCGGCGTCTGCCACACCGACCTGCACTACAAGCAGGGCGGCATCAACGACGACTTCCCCTTCCTCCTCGGCCACGAGGCCGCGGGCATCGTGGAGTCCGTGGGCGACGGCGTCACCGACGTGGCGCCCGGCGACTTCGTCGTCCTCAACTGGCGTGCCGTGTGCGGACAGTGCCGCGCCTGTCTGCGCGGCCGCCCCTGGTACTGCTTCGACACGCACAACGCGAAGCAGAAGATGACCCTGCTGGACGGCACCGAGCTCTCCCCGGCCCTCGGCATCGGCGCGTTCGCCGAGAAGACCCTCGTCGCCTCCGGCCAGTGCACCAAGGTCGACCCCGAGGTCGCTCCGGAGGTTGCCGGGCTCCTCGGCTGCGGCGTGATGGCGGGCATCGGCGCCGCCATCAACACCGGCCAGGTCGGCCGCGGCGACTCCGTCGCGGTCATCGGCTGCGGCGGTGTCGGCGACGCGGCGATCGCGGGCGCACGGCTGGCCGGCGCGGCGAAGATCATCGCCGTGGACATCGACGACCGCAAGCTGGAGACGGCGAAGAAGATGGGTGCCACGCACACCGTCAACTCCCGCAGCAGCGACCCGGTCGAAGCCATCCGCGCGCTCACCGACGGCAACGGCGCCGATGTCGTCATCGAGGCGGTCGGCCGCCCGGAGACGTACAAGCAGGCCTTCTACGCCCGGGACCTCGCGGGCACCGTCGTCCTCGTCGGCGTCCCCACCCCGGAGATGCAGCTCGAACTCCCGCTCCTGGACGTCTTCGGCCGCGGCGGCTCGCTCAAGTCCTCCTGGTACGGCGACTGCCTGCCCTCGCGCGACTTCCCGATGCTCATCGACCTGCACCAGCAGGGCCGGATCGACCTCGGCGCGTTCGTCACCGAGACCATCGGCCTCGGCGACATCGAGCAGGCCTTCGCCCGGATGCACGACGGAGACGTCCTGCGCTCGGTGGTGGTCTTCTGATGACCGCCCGCATCGACCACCTCGTCACCTCCGGCACCTTCGCCCTCGACGGCGGCGAGTGGGACGTCGACAACAACGTCTGGATCGTCGGCGACGACACCGAGGCAGTCGTCATCGACGCCGCCCACGACGCCGCCGCCATCGAGGCCGCACTCGGCGGCCGTACGCTGCGCGCCATCATCTGCACCCACGCGCACAACGACCACATCGACGCGGCCCCGGCACTCGCCGCCGCCACCGGCGCACCGGTCCTGCTCCACCCCGACGACCTGCCGCTGTGGAAGCAGACCCACCCGGACCGGGCCCCGGACGGCGAACTGACCGACGGCCAGGAGATCCGGATCGCGGGCACGACGCTCACCGTCCTGCACACCCCGGGGCACGCCCCGGGGGCCGTCTGCCTGTACGCCCCCGAGCTGTCCACCGTCTTCACCGGTGACACGCTCTTCCAGGGCGGGCCCGGCGCCACCGGGCGGTCGTTCTCGCACTTCCCGACGATCGTCGCCTCGATCCGGGACCGGCTGCTCGCCCTGGACCCGGCGACCACCGTCCGCACCGGACACGGCGACTCCACGACCATCGGCGCGGAGGCTCCGCAGCTGGACGAGTGGATCGCCCGCGGCCACTGAGGCAGGGACTCATCCCTCCGGCCACGCGGAGAGCCGCAGCCCGCTCTCGAAGCGGCGCGGCTCTCCCGTGACCGGATCAGTGAACTCCAGCACCCTGGCCAGGAGTTGCAGCGGGTGTGTGAAGTCGTCGGGCGCGCCCTCCGCCTCGACCACGGGGTAGACGGGGTCATGGACGAGCGGCAGTCCGAGGCTGTTCATATGGACCCGGAGCTGATGCGTCCGCCCGGTGGCGGGCAGTAGCCGGTAGCGGCCGAGCCCGTCGCGGTGCTCCACCAGCTCGACGCGGCTCTCGCTGTTCGGCTCGCCGGTCTCCTCGCGGGCGGCGATCACCCCGCGCTCCTTCACGATGCGGCTGCGCACGGTGCGGGGGAGTGCCAGCGAGGGATCGTACGGTGCCACCGCCTCGTACTCCTTGCGCACCAGGCGGTCCCGGAACAGCGTCTGGTACGCGCCCCGTTCCTCCGGCCGCACGACGAAGAGGACGAGCCCCGCGGTCAGCCGGTCCAGCCGGTGGGCGGGCTGGAGCAGCGGCAGCCCCAGCTCGCGGCGGAGCCGGGCCACCGCGGTCTCGGTGATGTGCCGGCCGCGCGGCGTCGTCGCCAGGAAGTGCGGCTTGTCCGCGATGACCAGATGTTCGTCCCGGTACACCACGCCGACCGGGAAGGGGACCGGCTCCTCCGGTGCGAAGTCCCGGTGGAACCAGAGATGCAGGCCCGCCGTGTACGGCTCGTGGCCCGTCACCGCACCCCGGACGGAGACGAACCGGCTCCCGGTCAGCATGGCGTCGACCTGCTCCGCGCCGATCGCGTCCGCGAACCGCGCCAGCAGATGATCGCGAACCGTCGGCCACTGCCCTTCCGGATCCTCCGGGAGCCGCACCCGCACCGGATCGACCCCGTCGCGCTGGGGCAGCGGCGACGGCGGAGGCTTCGCGCGCCCTCTCATCGGGGCACGCCGGACGCCTTGGTGCTGGTTCTCATGGTGCCGGGCATCCTTTCACAGCGTCGGGCCCGCGGGCGGCAGCGGGAGTCCACGGGCATCTCCTCGAACTGAAAGGATTCAACGCCTGTCATCCGGGGGTAGAAAGCGCTTGCGATGCGGGCAGGGCCCGCACTCGCACCCGCACCCGCATCCTCGAAGGAGCCCCGCCATGTCCCCCGCGCGCAGAACCGGCCCCGCCCTGCTGACCGCCGTGGCAGCCGTGACCGCCCTCGCCACGCCCGCCGTTGCCGACGCGGCAGCGGCGCCCGCCCCCGCGCCCACCGGCTGTACCGGAACCGCCCCCGTGGTCTGCCACTTCGACGTGGCCCCCGGCACCTATCGGGTCACCGCACGCATCGGCGGCGCCGCCGAAGGCCGTACGACGGTCACTGCCGAGACGCGGCGCGCCATGCTCGGCGAGACGCCGACCGCCGCCGGACGGCAGGTGGTTCGTACGTTCACCGTCAATGTGCGCGAGCCCGAGGGGGAGCCCACCGGGGCGAGCGGCAGTCCCGGTCTCGACCTCACCTTCGGGGGGCCGGCCCCTCTCCTCGCGGACCTGCACGTGACCCCGGCGCCGCGCACCCCGCAGTTGTTCCTGATCGGCGACTCGACCGTCTGTGACCAGCTCGGCAGCCCCTACACGGGGTGGGGGCAGGAGCTTCCTCAGTACCTTCGGGCGGGCATATCCGTCGCCAACTACGCCGACTCCGGTGAGAGTTCACAGACGTATCTCGACCAGCCCCAGCTCTTCCCCACGGTCCGCCCGCTGATCCGCCGGGGCGACACCGTGCTCATCCAGCTGGCCCACAACGACAAGCAGACGACCGAGGCGGACTACCGGGCCAACCTCACCACCATGATCGACGCGATCCGTGCCGAGGGCGGGCGCCCCGTGCTGGTCACCCCGATCGTCCGCCGCTGGTTCAACACCGACGGCACTCTGGACAACGGCACCGCGCTCCTGGTCAACGGCCTCGGGGTCGACCTGCCCGCGCAGGTCCGTCTCCTGGCCGCCGAAAAGGACGTGCCGCTCGTCGACCTGACGGTCCTCACCCGTCAACGGGTGGAGGAGCTCGGCCCCGAAGGTTCCAAGGCGCTCTACCTCACCGACGAGAAGCGCGACAACACGCACACCTCCGAACGCGGAGCCACGGAGTACGCCGCCATGGTCCGCGACGCGCTGCGTGACCAGCACCTGCTGCCGGGGCGTCTGTTCCGCTGACCCGAAGGCCCCCGCCCCTGCCCAGGCCGAAGCCGGGGCAGGGGCAGGGGCGGGCTCAGCCCAGCGGGGCGAACACCAACGAGAACTCCGCCGGCGCCGCATCGAGCCGGTGCTCCGGCAGCACGCCCGGCCCGCAGGACTGCGAGCCGATGCCCTGCACCGCGTGGTCGAGGTTGACCCAGACGCGGTCCCCGGCCACCAGATCCGGCAGGTGCTCCGCCGCGTCCAGCTGCTCGCTCGTCCAGCGCCGCGCGGTGAACCAGAACGGCGTACCGCCCTCCACCCGCAGCCCCGAACCGCCGGTGTCCGCCAGCTCCGCCCATCGGACGTCGGCCCGGGCCCCGTTCTCCTGAGGCCTGACGTACGGGGTCTGGAGCGCGTCCACCCCCATCTGCCACTGCCCGAGCATCGCGGCGGCCCGGGTGTCCGGATACGCCTCACCCGGCCCGCCGCCGAACCAACGCGCACCGCCGTACGCCGCGGGCAGCCCGAACCGGATGCCGAGCCGGGGCAGCGGCACCCGCCAGTCGCCCTCCGGCACCACGGACACCGTCAGCCCGAGCCGGTCCCCGGCGGCCGTCCACCGGTACGTGGTGCGCAGCCCCAGGTCCCAGCCCGCCGGCGCCACCCGGGTCCGTACCGTCAGCGCGTCCCCGTCCGCCTCGACCGCGTCGATCCGGTGCCGCATCCGGTGCAGCCCCAGCTCCCGCCAGCGCAGCCCGTACCGCTCGTCCGGCTGCCAGGCCGCCCCGTTGTCGTTGTCAGTGGGCGCCCGCCACACGTCCAGCCGCAGCCCCTCCACCGGAATGCCCCCGATGCGCACCGGAGTCCCGGTCGCCGCGTCGAAGACGCCCGGTCCGAGGGTGATCACGCCGCCGGACCGTGCGGGCCGCTCACCGGCCGCAGGCGCCGGGGTGGCCGGTGAGCCCGTCTCCAGCTGGCCCCACGCCACCACGTGCCCGCGTTCGGCCCAGGCGGTGTCCTCGGCGAGCACGGCCCGTACCGTCCACAGGCCGTCGCCCGCGGCGCCGGGTGTCACCTCCGCCGAGGCGCCCGGTGCCAGCTCCGGCACCGTCAGGGTGCCCGAGTCGACGACCGTTCCGTCCACCTCGCGGGTCCAGACGAAGTCCAGGTGCCCCAGCCCGGCGAAGTCGTGGCCGTTGGTGACCGCGAACGAACCGGGCGCCGAACCCGGGCCGATCCGCACCGGCTCGATGACCTTCTTGTACTCGACGAGCCCGGGGGAGGGCGTACGGTCCGGGAAGAGCAGCCCGTCGCAGACGAAGTTGCCGTCGTGCAGCTCCTCGCCGAAGTCCCCGCCGTAGGCGAAGCCGTGCTCCGGATGGGCGAAGCCGTGATCGATCCACTCCCAGACGAAGCCGCCCTGGCAGCGCTCGTACCGCTCGAAGAGCCGCTGGTACTCGCTCAGGCCGCCCGGCCCGTTGCCCATGGCGTGCCCGTACTCGCACATGATGAAGGGCATCGCCCGCCGCCGGGCGTCGAGTTCCGCGTCACCCCAGGGCTCCTCCGCACGCTTGCCGATGAGTTCGACCTCGGCGTGCGTCGGATACATCCGCGAGTACAGATCGACGTCCTTGCAGGAGAGGTCGCCCTCGTAGTGCACCAGCCGCTCCGGGTCACGCCCCCTGATCCACTCGGCCATCGCGGTCAGGCCGCTGCCCGAACCGCACTCGTTGCCCAGTGACCAGATGATCACCGAGGCGTGGTTCTTGTCGCGCTCGACCATCCGGGCCGCCCGGTCGAGCAGCGCGGGGGTCCACCGCTCGTCGTCGACCGGGTTGCGCCGCCACTCCAGGTCGACAAAGCCATGTGTCTCCAGATCGCACTCGTCGATCACCCAGAGACCCAGCTCGTCGCACAGGTCGAGGAAGGCCGGGTGCGGCGGATAGTGGCTGGTCCGTACGGCGTTGATGTTGTGCCGCTTCATGAGCACCAGATCGCGCCGCATCGTCTGCGCGTCGACGGCCCGGCCCGTCTCCGGGTCGAACTCGTGCCGGTTCACCCCGCGGAACAGCAGCCGCCGGCCGTTGACCTTGATGACGCCGTCCTCGACCACGACCGTACGGAACCCGATCCGCAGCGGGATCCGCTCGCCGGCCGTGACCAGCTCCGCGTCGTACAGCCGGGGCGTCTCGGCGGTCCACGGCTCGACCGGCAGGGTCACGGACTCGCCCGCGGCGATGTCGACACCCAGCTCGGGCACCAGGACCCGGCCGTCCGCCCCCTCGCACTCCACCCGCAGCGTGCCGGAGCCCTCCCGGTGGTCGTAGCCCGCGTGCACGAAGAAGTCCCGGGGGGCACCGTCCGGGCGGTGGAGCAGAGTCACCTCACGGAAGATGCCCGGCAGCCACCACTGGTCCTGGTCCTCCAGATAGCTCCCCGACGACCAGGCGTGCACCCGTACGGCGAGGACGTTCTCGCCGGGGTTCAGCAGATCGCCCACGGCGAACTCGTGCGGCAGCCGGGATCCCTTGAAGTCGCCCAGCTCCTGCCCGTTGAGCCAGACCCGGGCGCTCGATTCCACACCGTCGAACCGGAGCACGAACGCGCCGTCCTGCGGCCGGTCACCCGGCAGGGTGAACGTCCGCAGATGGTCGCCCGTCGGGTTCTCGGTCGGCACCCGCGGTGGGTCGACGGGGAAGGGATAGACGACGTTCGTGTACGCGGGAGCGCCGCCGGCCCCCTGGAGCACCCAGTGACCGGGCACCGCGACCGTCCCCCACGCCGAGGCGTCGAACCCCGGCCGGGCGAACGACTCGTCCTCGGTTCCGGCCCCGGCGGAGAGCCGGAATCCCCACTCGCCGTTCAGGGACATCCGCCAGGCATCGGACGTCGCGCACCAGGAGCGCGGCGCGAGCCCACCGGAAGCCGGGCTCGGGTCCTCGTACCAGGGCAGCGTGTCGGTGTCGGTGCGGCTCATGCTTCTCCTCGCTAGGAAAACGCCCTTCTCGGTAAGGACGTTAACTACGAATGAACCGTTTCAACAAGGGGGGTGGTGGCTCGGATGCCGAAGCGCTCGGCGACGTCGTTGATGCGGTCCGGAGTGCCGGTCCGGTGAGGGGGGTGGCGCCGGCCTCCCCGCCGCGACGGCCCCGACAACGCAAAGTGCCGACCAGGATCTCTCCTGATCGGCACATGCTCTGTGTCCGAGGGGGGACTTGAACCCCCACGCCCGATAAAGGGCACTAGCACCTCAAGCTAGCGCGTCTGCCATTCCGCCACCCGGACTAGGTGTCTGTCTCGCGGGCCCGGCCCGTTCCGACGTGGAAAACCATAGCAAACATTGAGGGGTGCTCGATCACGCCCCGGTCGGTGTGACGGGCGTATGGCGAGGGGTGGGCGGCCTTGGGTACGCGGGCCGGGCGCGGGAGGATGAGGGAGAGCACCACAGCGACAGTGGAAGGAACCAGCGTGAGCGAGACCAAAGCGGCCAGGACCGGCTCCGGTGAGAGCGCCGAGAACGAGGTCGTGGACCTCTGTCGTGACCTGATCCGGATCGACACCAGCAACTACGGGGACCACTCGGGACCGGGTGAGCGGCTGGCCGCGGAGTATGTGGCCGAGAAGCTTGCCGAGGTCGGTCTTGAGCCCCAGATCTTCGAGTCCCACAAGGGCCGCGCCTCCACCGTGGCGCGGATCGAGGGCGAGGACCCGTCCAAGCCGGCCCTGCTGATCCACGGCCACACCGACGTCGTCCCGGCCAACGCCCACGACTGGACGCATCACCCCTTCTCCGGGGAGATCGTGGACGGCTGTGTGTGGGGCCGGGGCGCGGTCGACATGAAGGACATGGACGCGATGACCCTGGCGGTCGTACGCGACCGGATGCGCAGCGGCCGCAAGCCCCCGCGCGACATCGTGCTCGCCTTCCTCGCCGACGAGGAGGCGGGCGGCACGTACGGGGCGCGGTACCTCGTCGACAAGCACCCGGACCTGTTCGAGGGCGTCACCGAGGCCATCGGTGAGGTCGGCGGCTTCTCCTTCACGGTCAACGAGAACCTGCGGCTGTATCTCGTCGAGACCGCGCAGAAGGGCATGCACTGGATGCGGCTGACCGTGGACGGCACGGCCGGCCACGGTTCGATGACCAACGACGACAACGCGATCACCGAGCTGTGCGAGGCGGTCGGGAGGCTGGGGCGGCACAACTGGCCGGTCCGGGTGACCAAGACCGTGCGCTCCTTCCTGGACGAGCTGTCCGACGCGCTCGGCACCCCGCTCG
This genomic interval from Streptomyces sp. NBC_00464 contains the following:
- a CDS encoding APC family permease, whose protein sequence is MSPAALRKSLGVVDGIAIAASSTAATTSIGIGLGVTATAVGLHLPIIMLLAFLPILGIASAYSRLNRVEPNMGSGYVWVGRSLSPWLGFLVGWIGIVSTIVFLAYTTTVTGSALLQLAGESGLHELAGLRLDPDSTAQSTVLGIVVLVAVTFTAVTGLRSAATFQKYLLVFEYAVLLGFCGYGLFAGSQPFSLDWLNPFTIPSFEQLAQGLLLSVFCFWGFESTFSVTEEIKDPQDASKAGLITLFTMLGLFLLGSFAFQRVLPLDELTAHGAQGLTYFGNQLADQPLAALPLIALTLSAVASLQSGVIPTVRGMFAMGRDRTLGPLWTKVSPRYGTPAAGTVAVGCIAAAIAVLSLVIPKVGDLILASVNAIGVVVSIYYALTALAAAARFRGSFRESWSLAVRAVVLPVTSALVLLALGGYLCWTFATSVDHFEVSPDNGWFMLLCPAVILLTGFVAAAWAKWVRKSPYFVTGRSVAPDTLAEPAPGPA
- a CDS encoding pseudouridine synthase, giving the protein MRGRAKPPPSPLPQRDGVDPVRVRLPEDPEGQWPTVRDHLLARFADAIGAEQVDAMLTGSRFVSVRGAVTGHEPYTAGLHLWFHRDFAPEEPVPFPVGVVYRDEHLVIADKPHFLATTPRGRHITETAVARLRRELGLPLLQPAHRLDRLTAGLVLFVVRPEERGAYQTLFRDRLVRKEYEAVAPYDPSLALPRTVRSRIVKERGVIAAREETGEPNSESRVELVEHRDGLGRYRLLPATGRTHQLRVHMNSLGLPLVHDPVYPVVEAEGAPDDFTHPLQLLARVLEFTDPVTGEPRRFESGLRLSAWPEG
- a CDS encoding GNAT family N-acetyltransferase, which translates into the protein MTEPGPVTRPPAPIRTERLVLRAPEARDRAAFIELHASPEVGAYVGGPRPRDELEREMPEVPGRRPGLFVVELDGAMIGQITLIKATGHLGRAAGRTELGYLFLPQAWGRGYAAEACAAALAWFAGASPGEPVVLATQTANLRSMRLAAKLGFTEAERFEEYGAEQWFGVRPPVAPSG
- a CDS encoding amidohydrolase; the encoded protein is MPRTPADLVLTGGPVHTTDAARTRATTVAVTGDRITAVGHDEVRELIGPRTEVVDLAGRLLLPGFQDAHIHPVTAGQELAQCDLTDVKGATATIAAVRGYADANPDREWITGGGWSMDAFDGGAPTRQQLDTAVPDRPAFLVNRDHHGAWVNSRALALAGIDRHTPDPADGRIERDDRGEPTGLLQEGAMDLVARHTPRSTAADRLAGLLRAQRLLHAYGITAWQDAIVGTYGSMDDVADAYLTADRDGSLTARVTGALWWDREHGSEQIPGLVARREELNGRNFRAGTVKIMQDGVAETGTAALLAPYLDACGCATANSGTSFVDPVELRRYVTELDALGFQTHFHALGDRAVREALDAVEAARTANGHTDTRPHLAHLQIVHPDDIPRFRALGATANIQPLWAAHEPQMDELTIPFLGGERAALQYPFAALLRSGATVAAGSDWPVSSADPLHGIHTAVNRVAPGGDSPVFLPEQRITLTEALAAYTAGSAYVNHLDDTGSIRAGALADLVVLDRDLYAAPPEEIAEARVLATYVGGRRVYGD
- a CDS encoding rhamnogalacturonan acetylesterase, producing MSPARRTGPALLTAVAAVTALATPAVADAAAAPAPAPTGCTGTAPVVCHFDVAPGTYRVTARIGGAAEGRTTVTAETRRAMLGETPTAAGRQVVRTFTVNVREPEGEPTGASGSPGLDLTFGGPAPLLADLHVTPAPRTPQLFLIGDSTVCDQLGSPYTGWGQELPQYLRAGISVANYADSGESSQTYLDQPQLFPTVRPLIRRGDTVLIQLAHNDKQTTEADYRANLTTMIDAIRAEGGRPVLVTPIVRRWFNTDGTLDNGTALLVNGLGVDLPAQVRLLAAEKDVPLVDLTVLTRQRVEELGPEGSKALYLTDEKRDNTHTSERGATEYAAMVRDALRDQHLLPGRLFR
- a CDS encoding MBL fold metallo-hydrolase — translated: MTARIDHLVTSGTFALDGGEWDVDNNVWIVGDDTEAVVIDAAHDAAAIEAALGGRTLRAIICTHAHNDHIDAAPALAAATGAPVLLHPDDLPLWKQTHPDRAPDGELTDGQEIRIAGTTLTVLHTPGHAPGAVCLYAPELSTVFTGDTLFQGGPGATGRSFSHFPTIVASIRDRLLALDPATTVRTGHGDSTTIGAEAPQLDEWIARGH
- a CDS encoding S-(hydroxymethyl)mycothiol dehydrogenase, with the translated sequence MAQHVQGVIAPGKNEPVRVETIVIPDPGPGEAVVKIQACGVCHTDLHYKQGGINDDFPFLLGHEAAGIVESVGDGVTDVAPGDFVVLNWRAVCGQCRACLRGRPWYCFDTHNAKQKMTLLDGTELSPALGIGAFAEKTLVASGQCTKVDPEVAPEVAGLLGCGVMAGIGAAINTGQVGRGDSVAVIGCGGVGDAAIAGARLAGAAKIIAVDIDDRKLETAKKMGATHTVNSRSSDPVEAIRALTDGNGADVVIEAVGRPETYKQAFYARDLAGTVVLVGVPTPEMQLELPLLDVFGRGGSLKSSWYGDCLPSRDFPMLIDLHQQGRIDLGAFVTETIGLGDIEQAFARMHDGDVLRSVVVF